The genomic region TCGATCTTCACGCGCGGGCTCGCTGCAATGGCGGCCTCGCGGGGAACGACCGACTGGGGCTGGCTCGCGGCCGGCGTTGCCGGCTGGGCCACACCGCCCGGCTGCGGCGAGGCGCCCGGCGTCGCCGGCGCGCCGCCTGGCGTCGCCGAGGCGGTCGGCTGCGGCGTCGTCTTCTGGAGCTCGGCCTGCGCCTGCTGCTGGGCGCGCTGCTTCTCCATCTGCGGCACGTTGTAGAAATACTGCCAGGCGATCAGCACCAGGCCGGACAGAATGACGGCGAGGATGGTATTGCGATTGTCGGTCATCTCGATTGTCTCGTCATCAATCCGGTTTGCGGCTGGTCGCGGCGGCGTGACCCGGCCTGTGGCCGCGCGCTTTGGCCGTATGCCGCGCGGGCTTCGTGAACGCTATGCGCAGATCGTCGAGCATGGTGGCGAAGTCGCGCGAGAGCGCGTCCCTTCGTCCGACCAGGACATAATCGTGGTGAGGCTGCATCGATGTCGGATCGAGCCGCTTCACCAATTCGCGCAGCCGGCGCCGGATGCGATTGCGCTCGGGGGCGTTGCCGTTCTTTTTGGTGACGGTGAAGCCGATCCTGACAGGGCCGGAATCATCGCGGCGGCGGCTTTGCAGGACGAACGCGGGACTATTCACCCGCGCGCCATTGGCAACGGCGAGGAAATCCGCCCGCTGCCTCAGCCGATCCATGATGAAATCCCAAAAAGGGGGTCCGGCTCAGGCGCTCAGACGCTTGCGGCCGCG from Bradyrhizobium sp. CB1015 harbors:
- the rnpA gene encoding ribonuclease P protein component, whose translation is MDRLRQRADFLAVANGARVNSPAFVLQSRRRDDSGPVRIGFTVTKKNGNAPERNRIRRRLRELVKRLDPTSMQPHHDYVLVGRRDALSRDFATMLDDLRIAFTKPARHTAKARGHRPGHAAATSRKPD